The following proteins are co-located in the Pseudomonas synxantha genome:
- a CDS encoding alpha/beta hydrolase, translating into MPLDPDLEGFLELAQMGRLTGKSQPMHTLSVEQARREFEQTSAILDPSPPGSVAVTELTVTARDGHVLPARLYRAPGTAQLPAIVYIHGGGYVVGSLDSHDSICRRLAASGQYAVFAPAYRLAPEAGFPTAVNDTLDAANWLAEQAGNLQLDSRRITVAGDSVGATLATVLAITAVKTPQQLAFKPWAQLLFYPVTDTSRQRNSHRQYAEDYLLETATLEWFYQHYCPHAQQRLDWRVSPLLAEGLTALAPAYISLAQYDPLYDEGQAYAQLLEASGTAVTLQVQSGLTHDFLRMNGITSAVAGIYAEVLSWLEEQR; encoded by the coding sequence ATGCCCCTGGACCCTGACCTTGAAGGCTTTCTGGAACTGGCACAAATGGGTCGCCTGACCGGCAAAAGCCAACCCATGCACACACTCAGTGTTGAACAGGCTCGGCGGGAGTTCGAACAGACCTCCGCCATTCTCGATCCCAGCCCTCCGGGTTCGGTGGCGGTCACTGAGCTGACGGTCACCGCGCGCGATGGCCATGTATTGCCCGCCCGCCTCTACCGCGCACCGGGCACGGCGCAACTGCCCGCGATTGTGTATATCCACGGTGGCGGTTACGTGGTGGGCAGCCTGGACTCCCACGATTCCATCTGCCGCAGGCTTGCAGCCAGTGGCCAATACGCGGTGTTCGCACCCGCCTACCGCCTGGCGCCAGAAGCGGGCTTCCCCACCGCCGTCAATGACACCCTTGACGCCGCCAACTGGCTGGCCGAACAGGCCGGCAACCTGCAACTGGACAGCCGCCGGATAACCGTCGCGGGGGACAGTGTCGGGGCGACGCTGGCGACGGTCTTGGCGATCACCGCAGTGAAGACGCCGCAACAATTGGCGTTCAAACCCTGGGCCCAATTGCTGTTTTACCCGGTCACCGACACCTCGCGGCAACGCAATTCCCACCGACAATATGCCGAGGATTACCTGCTGGAAACCGCCACGCTGGAATGGTTCTACCAGCACTATTGCCCGCACGCCCAACAGCGCCTCGACTGGAGGGTCTCGCCGCTGCTGGCCGAAGGGCTGACCGCGCTGGCCCCGGCCTATATCAGCCTGGCCCAGTACGACCCGCTGTATGACGAAGGCCAGGCCTATGCCCAGTTGCTGGAAGCGAGCGGCACTGCCGTCACCCTGCAGGTGCAGTCTGGGCTGACCCATGACTTCCTGCGCATGAACGGGATCACCAGCGCCGTTGCCGGTATTTATGCAGAGGTGTTGAGCTGGTTGGAGGAACAGCGCTGA